TGGTTCAGGCACATTGCTACGATCCATGACCATACCCTGACTATAGAAGTTATCACCCACTTCAAACTGATAATTCACTTGCTGGTGGTTGGGGTCTTGCACAACACTGAAGTTGCCAGGATTCGAGGTTTGCCGAGTATTGCCATCATAGGAGGACATAAGCTCGGATATCATTTTCTGCCCATCATCTGCAAGTCCCAGTCCTGAAACATTGAAAGGGCTTGTCGGGTTCACCTGTTGTATAATTGCTGGTTTAGCTTGAGCAACTGGTAGAGGGAAGCCCACAGGTTTGTCATTGTTAAGCAAGTTTGGCATTCCAAAAACTGGTGAACAATTGTTCCGGTATGGGCAACTCATCTGATGATTATTCCGTGAAGTAATGTCACTAAAGCCACCAAAGCGACTATCACTATGTGAGCATTGCAGGAATTCACAGGTGTAAACCTTCTGATTAAGCATCATTTGTGGCTCTTCAGCCTGCTGCTGCTTCCTCTTCTTACCGAAATCTGAGTTGGTCTCAATAAGCTCTCCCTTAAATTGAGGTCTTTGTCCAATAGTTCCCATATTGAAGTGATCCAGAAGAGGTTTGCAATCCTCAACTTCAACATCCTGGTCATCATCAACACCTTCAACATCATAGTCACTGGTATCACTGATCACAAAAGACCCACTCCCACCAGCAGATAAAGGCGGACATATATCAGGGAACATCCTCCTGGCCAAAACTTCCTCTTGGTTTATAATGGCCAGCCATGTGGCACTCTCCTTAGCAGTCATTTTGTCCTGCAAACATTTCGACTGACGAACAAGCTTGCGGATCTTGTTGATATCAGGTGACATGTGCTTTATCACAGCTGTGAGAACACTGACCTTCCATGCCTTCTTCAGATCATGAGGCTTCTTGTACGGAGGAGGACCCTGATCCTTGGCCAAGTTCAGTTGAGGCCACCATTCCTCATTACCAGTTGGCCACCATGGTGGGGAAACACCCTTCTCCAATGGGAAACGCCTTTGGGGTGGGTCACAGTGCTGCATCAGGGCTGACAAAAGTGAACCAAGAGTGGTGTCCTGGAG
Above is a window of Fragaria vesca subsp. vesca linkage group LG7, FraVesHawaii_1.0, whole genome shotgun sequence DNA encoding:
- the LOC101292152 gene encoding protein ETHYLENE INSENSITIVE 3-like, with product MGIFEDMGFCGNLDFFSAPAGEGEVVPEPEATVEEDYSDEELDVDELERRMWRDRILLKRLREQTRGKEAADNARQRQSQEQARRKKMSRAQDGILKYMLKMMEVCKAQGFVYGIIPEKGKPVSGASDNLREWWKEKVRFDRNGPAAISKYQAENAIPGMMEDCISVASTPHTLQELQDTTLGSLLSALMQHCDPPQRRFPLEKGVSPPWWPTGNEEWWPQLNLAKDQGPPPYKKPHDLKKAWKVSVLTAVIKHMSPDINKIRKLVRQSKCLQDKMTAKESATWLAIINQEEVLARRMFPDICPPLSAGGSGSFVISDTSDYDVEGVDDDQDVEVEDCKPLLDHFNMGTIGQRPQFKGELIETNSDFGKKRKQQQAEEPQMMLNQKVYTCEFLQCSHSDSRFGGFSDITSRNNHQMSCPYRNNCSPVFGMPNLLNNDKPVGFPLPVAQAKPAIIQQVNPTSPFNVSGLGLADDGQKMISELMSSYDGNTRQTSNPGNFSVVQDPNHQQVNYQFEVGDNFYSQGMVMDRSNVPEPAPMPMHQQVLPSPEVQFDQCKVFDSSFGNNSNDAIADLRFGTGSQFSLAHLDYTAGNSLLKQDASSIWYI